CGGGAAATCCTCGCCGTTCTCGCCGCTCAGTTTGTATTTACCGTCGCCCGCGTTTATTTCAATGGCAAAAGTGCTGTCGTCAATATTAAAAGCAATAGGCTGCTCGGGCAGCGACTTCAGGGTATCAAGCAGTATGCGCGAAGGTATGGCGATGCGGCCGTTCTCCTTGGCCTCCACCGTCAGCGAGGTGGTCATACTGGTCTGCAGATCAGTGGCAGAAATGGTTAAGTTCCCATCCTTTATCTCAAATAAAAAATTCTCCAATATGGGCAAAACTGTGCTGTTGCTCAGTGCCCCGCTTACGGCCTGCAGTTGCTTGAGTAATGTGGATGTTGAAACTATAAATCTCATAAGTGAATAGTATTAATCAACCAAAAGTATAAAAATTAATGAGCATACTTTCTTCTGCGAATATAATGTTGAAAAATAGCAAATATTAACACAAACGCCAAGGGAACGGCATTATTTATCACCTGCCAGTACAGCTTTTCGCTTCGTATTTTTGCCCTGTCGAGCAGGCGTATCTTTATCTCTTTTGTGCGCAGTTCTATCAGGCCCGAATCGTCGGTCATATAGTCGGCAATATTAAGCAGAAGATTCTTGTTGCCGTAAGTTTGCTGGGTGTAACGGTCGTAGCCCAAAGGATATACCGACCCGTCCTGCCCTACCTGGTTTTTAAAAATATCGCCGTCGCTTATCACGATCATTTTAGTCGGCTTGCTTTCGGGCAGCGACTCCATTTTATCTGTTAATCCTTCGGGCTGCGGCCTGTTCAGAAAATCTGATTTGAACTTCCCTCCCAGTAACACCCCAACAGTTTTCGGTTCGTTGATAAACTGCTTCGGATCGGGTTCCTGCTCCAGTGCCTGCAGCGACAACAGGTACGGCGCCGAAAATTTCTTATTATGGATAGATGAACTGAGCAGGATAGTCTTTTTTATTCCTTTAACCCCAATGGTATCGATGGTGCTTACAAACTCGGTGCGGATGCCATCCAGGTCTTTCACCACAGGATTTTTGGATTGCGGGATAATGACGGGAAAGAACAGCCAGGGTGCGTTTTGTATCTGCGGCTGCCCGCCAACATTGCCGGTGACAACGGGTATGGAAGCGCAGCTCATATCTGCTATCAAATCATAGTTGATACGCACGCCGTAAACAAATAGCTGATCATCCAAATTCAGTTGCTTGGGGAATGATAGTTGCTCGTTGCCATGTCCTTTCAAACTATCAAGTTCGGCGCTTACCTGGTCTATCGTCCATAATACCTTACCGCCCCGCATTACATACTGGTCTATTTTAAATTTCTCGAGCTCAGTAAACGGTTTATCAGGTTTTGGGATAACCAGCATGCGCAGGTGCATCAAAGCTTCGAAAGGAATGGTTTTCAGATCGACCCGCCCTACAACAAAACCATTGGCTAAAGAACGCATGGCATCGTTCAGCTGGCGGTCGTTCAATTCATTATGCCCTTCGGTAAACCCGATCAATGGCTTGCCGCCGCTGGTGATCTTCCTGATGGCCGATGCAAAATTATATTCAAGGTTTTGTATCGAATTTTTGGCTACTTCTTCTTCGGATAAACCGATACGTGACTGTAATAAGTTTACGGCGATGCTTTGCCCCTTGTATTCAACCAGTGCCTCGGGAAAGATCATGATCTGAGAAAGCCCGTTATCCGTTTTTATGCTGAAAGGCTGCCCGCTGATGCCTCTCGCATCAAGCGAGTCATAGATAGCCTTTTGCTGATCGTCGGAAAGGTTTTTGATATTTTCTATCGGGTCGACAAAGTCAAAATGCAAATTGCCGTGCGAGTATGCCTGCAAATCGCTCAGCATATCGCGGGTGGCACGCTGAAGGCTCTTCATCCAGCTTTGAAAGCTTTTTCCCTTCAGGTAAACCGTCACCTTAACTTCCTGGTGCAGGTTACTCATTACCTGCCGGGTCACGGGCGACAGGGTGAACCTCTTCTCCTTCGTAAAGTCGATGCGTGTAAAGCTTAAGGTCGACAGATATCCAACTACGACAATAACTGCCAGTACTATCAGGGTGCCTTTTTTGCCCTTTTGCCGCTGTGTTTTGATCACCATTAAGGTAAAGCCAATAAATAGCGCACTAAGGCATAAAAAATAAGCCAGGTCGCGGGTATCCAGTACGCCACGGCTCACCGAGTCGTAATGATTGGTAATGCCCAGGCTTTCCAAACCTAAGTTCTGGAGCGATAACAAGGTGCTTAACGAATCAAAACCAGTATAAAAGAAGAAGCACAGGAATACCGCGATGGTAAAGGCAATAATTTGATTTTTGCTGATGGACGAGGCGAAAAGCCCTATCGCCGCGAAAGACGACCCCAATAAGAACAGGCCGATATAAGAGCCTATAACCGCACCGCTATCGATATTGCCCTGCGGGTTACCCAGGTGGTAAACTGTATAATAATAAACCAGCGTTGGCAGCAGTGCGAAAAGCACCAATAGTACACAGGCGAAGAATTTGCCAAGTACAATTTGTCCGTCTGTCAGCGGGCGTGTGAGCAATAGTTCGAAGGTTCCTTCCTTGCGTTCCTCGGCAAGTGAGCGCATAGTAATGGCCGGAATAAGGAACATGAACAGGTATGGCGCGGTACTGAAAAGGCTGTCCAACCCTGCGTAACCATATTCAAGAATGCTCGATTCGGGGAATACCCACAGGAACAGGCCCAGCACCAATAAAAATACACCAATGGTTACGTATGCTACGAGCGAGCTGAGGTAGGATGTGATCTCCTTCTTTAGAATGCTATACACTGCGAAATTAACGGCTGTAAGGTGCCGAAATTACAATATTATTTGGGATTGTGAAAGGAGGGTATTGAGCAGAAAGCCAAAAGGTGAAAGCATTTTATAATATGATCTAAACCTTCTGTTTTGATCTTTTAGCTTTCTGCTTAAAAACGCAGCAACTTATACAGCTAATATCCGCCCAAACCCGAGAAATCGAGCCGGAAGGTTACCGCGAATATGATAACAGCTACACTTGCGGCTACTCCGGTTATAAGCAATGCGGTACCAAGCGGATTATTCTTCTTTTGGGCAATGCTCACCCCGCGCGAGCTGTAAGCCAATACATCTCCCTGCGAATTAAAGTTAAATACCATATACCTTTTATGTTGACTGAATTGTGGCACCATAGCTTTCTTAAGACCCGCACTATCGGTTTCGAATTTATAATTCTTATCATTGGCCGCCCGGCTGGCCATTGTCCGGTTTGACAGAGTGTCGCAAATATACAGCCAGCCGGTAACGCCACTCCTGGTCATAATTTCGTCAGGCCTTCCAAAACGCTGAGCAACATCCTCGCGGTTGCGGAAACCCTGCATTACCTGCTGATGAGTATGTACAATTTTTGTACAGCCGCACAGAGCTATTGATGACAATAAAAATAGTATGATTTGATTTTTCATGATTTTTTGATTTTGATGACCTGTTGGTGAAGGTTGGAGACATAATAAAAACCCGGCAACCTCCCGGCCGCCGGGCTATCATAGGGCCGTCAATGTAATATGACGTATCTATTGCTTGTTCAGAACCTGTACGCCAGCCGAAGGCCCACCTGGCTGGTTGTGCCACCGTTGCTCCAGCCCTCGTAACGTAACCCAGCCTCAAAACCGCCATTAAAGGTATAGCCAATGCCCGGCGAGAATACGAAAGCGTGCCCGCCATCCGACTCTGTTGAGAATACAATGCCCGCTTGTCCCTCCAAAAAGAAATTCCCGTCCGAATAATACTTGATGCCGGCTTTCAGCGGTACAAATCCCGTCGATGATGAACCCAAAAGGCCCTTCAGGTCGCTTTTAACCATCCAGGAATTGTAGCCCGCCGACAAGGTTAGAAAGGTGTGGTTAGCCGTGGGTATCTCCGCTTTGACCGAGCCGCCGATCACATAGCTGTAAAGATTGCTTATATCGCCAACCGGCAATGCGGCTTCCGCCCCAATGCTAAATTTCACACCGGCGCCGGTTGAACTGTTCGAGACGGTGGTGGTTTCCTGGGCAAAACAGCAAACTGCTGTCCCGCTCAGAATAATGAGTGTTAATAGTAATTTTTTCATGATCTTAAGTTTAATTGTTAAAGATTAATTTGTTTGTAGCCCTAATGATGAAGTAAAGCTACCGGGGCGCGTACCCTGCGGAAAATTGATAAATCCTGCCCAAGCTGCGGATTAAGTAAATAATAATATTACTCCGCTGTGTATTATTATTTAACAGTAATTATTACTAAATTTAATGTTTGATTATCAACCCGTTGCAATTTCTGCCAATAATATCCATAACGGTAATGAGTAATCCCTAAAGAAATATCACTGAAACCCGGCTTCATGGAGACAACCCAAACCCAGCTTCTATTCTTTAATCACATCAAATCAAAAATCCCCCCGCATCTTTCCCTGGTTGAGGAAATAGCGGAAACACTGAATATCAGCAACGACAGCGCTTACCGTCGCATCAGGGGCGAAAAGCCGTTAAGCCTTGACGAAACACACCTGCTGTCAAGTAAATACAATATCTCCCTGGATGAGTTGCTGCAGGTAAATTCCAAAACAATTATCTTTTCGGACGACAGGGTCGATTTCTCTCACGGGTTTGGCAATTTCCTGCGGTTTGTAGCAGGTAACCTCGCACTTTTTAATAAGTT
Above is a window of Mucilaginibacter ginsenosidivorans DNA encoding:
- the gldG gene encoding gliding motility-associated ABC transporter substrate-binding protein GldG is translated as MYSILKKEITSYLSSLVAYVTIGVFLLVLGLFLWVFPESSILEYGYAGLDSLFSTAPYLFMFLIPAITMRSLAEERKEGTFELLLTRPLTDGQIVLGKFFACVLLVLFALLPTLVYYYTVYHLGNPQGNIDSGAVIGSYIGLFLLGSSFAAIGLFASSISKNQIIAFTIAVFLCFFFYTGFDSLSTLLSLQNLGLESLGITNHYDSVSRGVLDTRDLAYFLCLSALFIGFTLMVIKTQRQKGKKGTLIVLAVIVVVGYLSTLSFTRIDFTKEKRFTLSPVTRQVMSNLHQEVKVTVYLKGKSFQSWMKSLQRATRDMLSDLQAYSHGNLHFDFVDPIENIKNLSDDQQKAIYDSLDARGISGQPFSIKTDNGLSQIMIFPEALVEYKGQSIAVNLLQSRIGLSEEEVAKNSIQNLEYNFASAIRKITSGGKPLIGFTEGHNELNDRQLNDAMRSLANGFVVGRVDLKTIPFEALMHLRMLVIPKPDKPFTELEKFKIDQYVMRGGKVLWTIDQVSAELDSLKGHGNEQLSFPKQLNLDDQLFVYGVRINYDLIADMSCASIPVVTGNVGGQPQIQNAPWLFFPVIIPQSKNPVVKDLDGIRTEFVSTIDTIGVKGIKKTILLSSSIHNKKFSAPYLLSLQALEQEPDPKQFINEPKTVGVLLGGKFKSDFLNRPQPEGLTDKMESLPESKPTKMIVISDGDIFKNQVGQDGSVYPLGYDRYTQQTYGNKNLLLNIADYMTDDSGLIELRTKEIKIRLLDRAKIRSEKLYWQVINNAVPLAFVLIFAIFQHYIRRRKYAH